The Osmia bicornis bicornis chromosome 12, iOsmBic2.1, whole genome shotgun sequence genome includes a region encoding these proteins:
- the LOC114880316 gene encoding uncharacterized protein LOC114880316 isoform X6, translating into MSNPYRARPTRSKVDHNLGYGVHNQNVWNPVSRVFSEMPSNDSIQNQPPIVNQSKQQTDPWNNSWNWDFDKQTTDNQQQQSQQQEQQQHYVPSYTTQGQLISNSVQDHYYQNVNGNKSDLLNQNLMLDRNAPTTIANRPPTSNHSDTFKPYPNYTQYQQYPPPPPQAMSTKSGSLNFDQSQWTSEQSKNIPYGQQISNVQQQKDQAARPALVGSNYNWNKPDQTNLMTPHNWQSHGSLPGHVQDPKIEKEVHTFDDTGNQSVPLLQQSRSNQHLLSSTENREHSINEANNWSNQVTASASRRNSQNRENVLSSQSQQPAQAYNSSNEFISWSQAGSVDALQQWKHTDDAYSTQWSQEQQENNNLSEEIVKQDKTVVLATSDWQQNHTLSHHTLPNAIPTTEPSTDDERKKSIPSLHPNSLNSADANIHAKPNIVKPQLPDSRLNVSVTPETISTVASSENVSMQESNDFNLVSEPIERGKNNSAEELPAKLEQLNLGTKLNKHLENQNETKEGNPVMSEDAWNQNTASYKSTTPDNIPGLPLDYSLLPLLPPENQNVISQEHPVLNTYQMSNIKPMDNVAQSGYDQWYSQAALPHSSENTWYSKDHVCPPKEWVTEQNVENYENIQQPSEFVNLEVITKTPSLQKRDMYGSRDSINKETLDNDPKPVVNPIKETTNARDFRQEVNNIEVPSAPQSARPHALLQPEQVPDNYEFATNDRNTFLETGELTDSHQEHEPTPPSQDDENDEVPNDIPFLREVPGQSSSIDPRRNDPTGQEQYIQSGQRLSDPRRNDPSGQEQTVQLRNISDRSERRDVPPGQERNVSLLLRSDSDTMERRNDPSGRERSLPPQQSRNDPSGEERHQPQPQIMLEPSETREVPGRGNEPEDPTQQANENLRQIPGGASPNEVIQSSDDRPNGRIVTGSQEIASTGSTMQDQTSDSRNKREEAVGASVRENQGVAASSNRRDSYEDEDDEGSANSRDDSRERRRDSSSERRRYEYERKSTYYDREREYDDDYYYDRRRGGESDRTYAVRDEFDRREIPFREDDRKHHSRDDLDRHAREEIERRSRGKEELDERDGRRRPEDRRKERDDPRRRDREIRDYDSRYSREYLDRDRRRDERRSRRYDDYDIRDPYRREYYDDPYSRGSRPSSRSSYNDRDREYYMRARDPYYGYNGGYPGYDYGAHYASNYYAYIENLRRTNPAAYSEWYHKYYANQHQQQQQHISRGATNYPEDRASVHSGRSSCDERTTGDKRTIGDMSMLEDSITTSARMTPSKYSVSHVYGSFSIGSLIHVYPNYPTDGERAKIDIIRLDSLLSHDSVTRDLRAYPGPLIKQVGVTHKKTIIEYCESKIKKAASNEEMTDCASYILLYELMIMLIQQNGNVVGVDIAALLLRNKDAYPYDLNKQKDSGRRESVISQRSGTTVGDSVQSNQDATTSEKVESKPRKSVEQITDEFRNTLLYGLVQEALEYAMNEGLWGHALFLASKLDKRTHASVMTRFANSLPYHDPLQTLYQLHSGRTPAAVTAISDPRWDDWRPHLAMIISNTSANPEINRRSITTLGDTLSVRGDIHAAHFCYILAQVDFGAYEASNVKLVLIGANHHKPYNTFLSTEAVMLTEIYEYARNLSEPGFTLVDLQTFKFDLAVKMVDHGLIEKALLYIEQIAINITNEPSKYKKSFIDAVYNLGDRIRYHDPVYKESVDEATTLTWFNNLAEIVGKFQSGEINENEGYVPQSKIPQYNPNIGMQETKQKSNTIQSEYREGPTSMMEVASSNVQSDWQPLSLPSNVPEAYDQSIQYITNTDESSQYQQSQQQDYWNQDSYYQNNYGRNDSTVTNWQHQSTHTSYPSEQGDIDNSQQQEKWNYETEREEKTPTPEPSQPMISMTPSTRKQYDPLEELDALETPKQTSKSGATAKNVPEKSTQKKSSNTGGSWFGGLFSKLAPKPRNQMILPDDNNPTGSRGYLW; encoded by the exons ATGAGT AATCCTTATAGAGCCAGACCAACCAGGTCTAAGGTAGATCACAATTTAGGGTATGGAGTTCATAATCAAAATGTATGGAATCCAGTATCTAGAGTGTTCTCAGAAATGCCATCAAATGATTCTATTCAAAATCAACCACCCATTGTGAATCAGTCAAAACAACAAACTGATCCTTGGAATAATTCATGGAATTGGGACTTTGACAAACAAACAACGGATAATCAGCAACAACAGTCTCAACAGCAAGAGCAGCAACAGCACTATGTACCTTCGTATACAACTCAAGGGCAACTTATTTCCAATTCTGTTCAAGATCATTATTATCAAAATGTTAATGGTAACAAGTCAGATTTACTCAACCAGAACTTGATGCTAGATAGAAATGCACCAACAACAATTGCCAATAGGCCGCCAACTTCAAACCATTCGGACACCTTTAAACCTTACCCAAATTATACCCAATATCAGCAGTATCCGCCACCACCCCCTCAGGCAATGTCCACCAAATCTGGTTCTCTGAATTTTGATCAATCTCAATGGACAAGTGAACAGTCTAAAAATATTCCTTATGGACAACAAATATCAAATGTTCAACAACAAAAAGATCAAGCAGCGCGTCCTGCTCTAGTTGGTAGCAATTATAATTGGAACAAGCCTGATCAAACAAATTTAATGACTCCTCATAATTGGCAAAGTCATGGTAGTTTGCCAGGACATGTACAAGATCCAAAAATTGAGAAGGAGGTGCACACTTTTGATGATACAGGTAATCAAAGTGTACCACTGTTACAACAAAGTAGATCAAATCAGCACCTTTTATCTTCTACCGAAAATAGAGAACATTCCATAAATGAAGCAAATAACTGGTCCAATCAAGTGACCGCATCTGCTTCTCGTAGAAACAGCCAAAATCGCGAAAATGTATTATCCAGTCAAAGTCAACAACCAGCACAGGCTTATAATAGCAgtaatgaatttatttcttgGTCACAAGCAGGAAGTGTAGATGCTTTACAACAGTGGAAACACACAGATGACGCATATTCAACTCAGTGGTCGCAGGAGcaacaagaaaataataatttatcagAAGAAATCGTTAAACAAGATAAAACTGTTGTTCTTGCAACAAGTGACTGGCAACAGAATCATACATTATCTCATCACACTTTACCTAATGCGATTCCAACAACAGAACCTAGTACAGatgatgaaagaaaaaaatctaTTCCTTCGTTACATCCGAATTCTTTAAACTCTGCGGATGCTAATATACATGCAAAACCAAATATTGTTAAACCACAACTACCAGATTCTCGGCTTAACGTGTCTGTTACTCCTGAAACTATATCAACAGTTGCTAGCTCTGAAAATGTATCCATGCAGGAAAGCAATGATTTTAATCTAGTTAGCGAACCAATAGAACGgggaaaaaataattcagCAGAAGAATTACCAGCAAAATTAGAACAATTAAATCTTGGTACTAAACTGAACAAACATTTagaaaatcaaaatgaaacaaaagaaGGAAATCCTGTTATGTCTGAGGATGCATGGAATCAAAATACAGCTTCCTATAAGAGTACCACACCTGATAATATACCCGGTTTACCTTTGGATTATTCTTTACTACCTTTACTACCTCCGGAAAATCAAAATGTTATTAGTCAGGAACATCCAGTGCTCAATACATATCAAATGTCAAATATTAAGCCAATGGATAATGTAGCACAAAGTGGATACGATCAGTGGTACAGTCAAGCTGCGTTGCCGCATTCTTCGGAAAATACCTGGTATTCGAAGGATCATGTTTGCCCGCCCAAAGAATGGGTTACCGAACAAAATGTAGagaattatgaaaatattcaacAGCCTTCagaatttgttaatttagaaGTAATTACAAAAACGCCGTCGTTACAAAAACGCGATATGTATGGCTCTAGAGATTCCATAAATAAGGAAACTTTAGATAACGATCCGAAACCGGTTGTGAATCCAATCAAGGAAACAACTAACGCGCGTGATTTTAGGCAAGAAGTGAATAATATCGAGGTACCTTCTGCTCCGCAGTCAGCACGACCTCATGCGCTTCTTCAACCGGAACAGGTACCAGATAATTATGAGTTTGCGACAAACGATAGGAATACATTTTTGGAAACTGGAGAATTAACAGATTCTCATCAGGAACACGAACCTACACCGCCGAGTCAAGACGACGAAAACGATGAAGTGCCTAATGACATTCCTTTCTTGCGAGAAGTACCAGGACAATCGAGTTCCATAGATCCACGGAGAAACGATCCGACCGGACAGGAACAGTATATTCAATCCGGTCAAAGATTATCTGATCCAAGAAGAAACGATCCTTCCGGTCAGGAGCAGACTGTTCAGTTACGAAATATATCTGACAGATCAGAACGTCGCGACGTACCACCAGGACAGGAGAGAAACGTATCTTTACTTTTACGTTCAGACTCTGATACGATGGAGCGTCGAAACGATCCATCTGGAAGAGAACGATCTCTACCTCCGCAGCAGTCTCGCAACGATCCTTCTGGGGAGGAAAGGCATCAGCCTCAACCACAGATCATGCTCGAACCTAGCGAAACACGGGAAGTACCTGGAAGGGGTAACGAACCTGAAGATCCAACTCAGCAAGCTAATGAAAATCTGAGACAGATACCAGGAGGTGCATCTCCGAATGAAGTTATTCAAAGTTCAGACGACAGACCGAATGGCAGGATAGTTACAGGTTCTCAAGAAATCGCTTCTACAGGAT CTACGATGCAAGACCAAACTAGCGATTCAAGAAACAAACGCGAAGAAGCGGTTGGTGCTTCCGTACGCGAAAATCAGGGAGTTGCCGCATCATCGAATCGTAGAGATTCCTACGAAGACGAGGATGATGAAGGATCTGCGAATAGTAGAGACGATAGTAGAGAAAGACGTCGTGACAGTAGCTCGGAACGACGGCGATACGAATACGAACGAAAAAGCACATA TTATGATCGTGAACGAGAGTACGACgatgattattattatgatCGTCGTCGTGGAGGAGAAAGTGATCGAACGTACGCTGTACGCGATGAATTCGACCGTCGAGAAATTCCATTTCGAGAAGACGATCGCAAGCACCATAGTCGCGATGATCTGGATAGGCATGCGAGGGAAGAGATCGAGAGAAGAAGTAGAGGTAAAGAAGAGTTGGACGAAAGAGACGGCAGAAGGAGACCCGAGGATCGCAGAAAAGAAAGAGACGATCCGCGTCGCAGGGATAGAGAAATTAGAGACTATGATTCACGATATTCTAGAGAATATCTTGATCGCGATAGAAGAAGGGATGAAAGACGATCGAGACGATACGACGATTACGATATAAGAGATCCGTACAGACGAGAATATTACGATGATCCTTATAGCAGAGG ATCTAGGCCATCCAGTAGATCTTCTTACAACGACAGAGATCGAGAATATTATATGCGAGCAAGAGATCCTTACTACGGCTATAATG GAGGATATCCTGGATATGATTATGGTGCTCACTATGCTAGTAATTATTATGCGTATATAGAAAATTTACGACGTACAAATCCTGCTGCTTATTCTGAATGGTATCATAAATATTATGCTAATCAAcaccagcagcagcagcagcacaTATCTCGAGGTGCAACTAATTATCCAGAAGATAGAGCAAGTGTTCATTCGGGACGCAGCTCTTGCGACGAAAG AACGACAGGTGATAAACGAACTATAGGGGATATGTCTATGCTTGAAGATTCGATAACTACTTCGGCACGAATGACGCCATCCAAGTATTCCGTTTCTCATGTATACG ggAGTTTTTCAATTGGATCTCTAATACACGTATATCCAAATTATCCAACTGATGGTGAAAGAGCCAAAATTGACATTATTAGATTGGATAGCTTACTTTCACACGATTCTGTAACACGAGACTTACGAGCTTATCCTGGACCTCTAATTAAGCAAGT GGGTGTAACTCATAAGAAAACTATTATTGAGTATTGTGaaagcaaaattaaaaaagcaGCATCAAACGAAGAGATGACTGATTGTGCTTCGTATATACTTTTGTATGAACTGATGATTATGTTGATACAACAAAATGGA aatgtTGTTGGCGTTGATATAGCAGCGTTGTTACTTAGAAACAAAGATGCATATCCTTACGATCTTAACAAACAAAAGGATTCAGGAAGAAGGGAATCGGTGATATCGCAAAGATCAGGTACCACTGTCGGAGATAGTGTTCAAAGTAATCAAGATGCTACAACCTCTGAGAAAGTCGAAAGTAAACCACGAAAAAGTGTTGAACAAATAACAGACGAGTTTAGAAATACGCTACTTTATGGATTGGTTCAAGAAGCTCTAG AATATGCAATGAACGAAGGACTTTGGGGACATGCACTTTTCTTGGCTAGTAAATTAGATAAACGTACTCATGCATCTGTGATGACACGTTTTGCTAATAGTTTACCGTATCACGATCCGCTGCAAACTTTGTATCAACTTCATTCCGGCCGTACCCCGGCTGCTGTTACCGCTATATCAGATCCACGATGGGATGATTGGAGGCCTCATTTGGCTATGATCATATCGAATACGTCTGCCAATCCTGAAATCAATCGTCGTTCGATTACGACCCTCGGGGACACGCTTTCTGTACGAGGAGATATTCACGCTGCACACTTTTGTTACATACTTGCACAAGTTGACTTTGGTGCTTACGAAGCGAGTAATGTGAAACTCGTGTTAATTGGTGCAAATCATCATAAACCGTACAATACATTTCTGTCGACAGAAGCAGTCATGCTtacagaaatatatgaatacGCTAGAAATCTTAGCGAGCCAGGATTCACGTTGGTGGATCTTCAAACGTTTAAATTTGATTTAGCTGTAAAAATGGTGGATCATGGATTAATAGAGAAAGCTTTGTTGTACATAGAACAAATTGCAATAAATATTACCAATGAACCGTCAAAGTATAAGAAATCGTTCATCGATGCAGTGTACAATTTAGGAGACAGAATTAGATACCATGATCCAGTTTATAAAGAATCCGTAGATGAAGCTACAACCTTAACATGGTTTAATAATTTAGCTGAAATTGTGGGCAAATTTCAG tctggagaaattaatgaaaatgaagGTTACGTTCCACAATCAAAAATACCACAGTACAATCCAAATATAGGAATGCAGGAAACGAAACAAAAATCGAACACGATTCAATCCGAATACAGAGAAGGTCCAACATCAATGATGGAAGTAGCTTCGAGTAATGTGCAATCAGACTGGCAGCCTTTATCTTTGCCGTCCAACGTGCCAGAGGCATACGATCAAAGCATACAGTACATAACGAATACCGATGAATCGTCTCAATATCAACAATCTCAACAGCAGGATTATTGGAATCAAGATTCGTATTATCAGAATAATTATGGAAGAAACGATAGCACCGTTACCAATTGGCAACATCAATCAACACATACATCGTATCCTTCGGAACAAGGTGACATCGATAATTCACAGCAACAGGAAAAATGGAACTATGAG AcggaaagggaagaaaaaacaCCCACTCCTGAA ccgTCTCAACCAATGATTTCTATGACACCGTCTACAAGAAAACAGTATGATCCATTGGAAGAATTGGATGCACTCGAGACTCCGAAACAAACTTCGAAATCGGGAGCCACGGCTAAAAATGTTCCAGAAAAGTCAACACAGAAGAAATCTTCTAATACCGGAGGTTCTTGGTTCGGTGGTCTTTTTAGCAAGCTTGCCCCAAAACCAAGGAACCAGATGATTCTACCGGATGACAATAATCCGACG GGCTCACGCGGGTACTTATGGTAA